The segment CGTCTACGCCGGACAAGCTGACCCGATGCCGATGATGTCGATGTTCGACCGGCAGATCAGTTTGCGAATGGGGCAGTGCAATGTGAAGCGTTGGACAGACCAGCTGATCCCGCTTGTCGAGGATGCTTCGGACCCTCTCGGCATCGCCGACCTTGTGACCCATCGGGTGCCCTTGGAAGAGGCGCCTGCGATGTATGAAATGTTCCAGAAGAAGCAGGATGGCTGCATCAAGGTCGTCCTGTCGCCCTAGGCCCGAATCCGCCGTCGCTCCGATCCGCCGTCCCATCCGCGACAGCGTAAGATAGTTAGTCCCTGACCTGAGCAGCGCTCGGTCATGAGAATTCCGAGTGGGAAGAGCAAGAGCATGGTTCAGGCACAAGTGGAACAGTCGGTAGGGGAGAAGCTCCAGGACCTCCTACTTAACAGCGGCGACATCACGGCGTTCCTCGATGGACTGACCGCGTTTTCGGCCAGGTACGTTGCCGGCTCTACCAAGCTCTACTGCGGTATCACTCTGGAGCGCAGGAAGCGGACGGCGACCGTCGCGAGTAGCGATGAGGAAGCCCGGCGGATGGACGAGATTCAGCTGGGCTTTGATGACGGGCCGTGCCTGCAGGCGCTGCGAACCCATTCGGTGGTCTCCGCGCCCGATCTCAGGTACGAGCAACGCTGGCCTGAGTACGCCACAGCTGTTCTCGAGCACGGACTGCACAGCATCCTTGCCATTCCGCTGGAACTGGACGACATCGCCGGTGCGGCGCTGAACCTTTACGCCCGCGATACCAATGGTTTCGACGACCGAGCGGTGGACGACGCGAAGGCGTACGCGGCCGAGATGTCGAAGGCGCTGCGGCTGGCAATCCGGCTGGCAAAACTGACCGAGGTCGCGGAGGACCGCGAGGCGGCGATGGAATCCCGGACGGCGATAGACATCGCGATCGGAATTGTGATGGGGCAGAACCGATGCACCCAGAGTGAGGCGTTCGAGATCCTGCGCCGAGCATCATCGAACCGGAACATCAAGCTGCGAATTCTCGCCGATGAGCTCGTTGCCTCGATCGGTCGCTCCACGCCCGAAACAGTCTTCGAGGAATAGCCGGCTCGGGTCGTCGGCGTCCATTCACGTTCTTGACCTCGACGTTTGCCACACCGTACCCTCGGAACACAGGTTAAGCAGTAGCCTTCTGAGATATCTCGGTGAGAGAGCATCATGGAGCACGCTTTGCACGATCTGGTTTGCTTCAACGTTGAATGCGAACCTGCAAATGCACGGGCCGGCCTGAGGGAATTCCCCGGCGTCCCGATCGACGTTGCTCTGTTCCAAACTGAAACTGCGTTCTCAATGCTGGCACCAGGGTTCTGCCCGGTGCAGGATTCGGCACGCCTTTTTCGTGAGGCTCATCTGTTGAATAAGGGAGTCTGTTTTGAGTACTCACGATGAAATATCGGCCGCTATTGCGAAATTGCATCCCGATGAGCTGGACGCGATCAGGAGGAACGGCGAATACGCGCTGCTGACGCTCGAATTGATGTGCTCCATCGATATTGCGGTCGGCCGGGCGGACCATGACTATTTCGCCGCCGGCCCAAACGGAACAATACTGGCGCCAGAACTGCGCCGGGCGATTTTCGGCGCAGATCTGACGACAGGCGCAGTTCTGACGTCAGTAGTGAAAGCGCCGGAAACAGAGCTTCGCGGACTGGCCGGATCAATCTAGAGAGCCCTGCCTGAGCCGATGGCGACATGCTGCAGCTGGGTCGATCTCATATCGTCAGTGACGAGTGGCGTTCCGGCTGATCTCGTGCAGCTGGACTGTGAGCCGATCGCCGTCGATTTCGGCGGTCATATAGGTGCAGTAGGGCTGCCGGCGACGGTCGGTGGGTGAGCCAGGGTTCAGCAGCCGCAAACCGCGCTCGGTGGTTGTGTCCCACGGTATGTGACTGTGGCCGAAGACGACCGCGTCGGCGTCTGGAAACTGCTCGTCCATCCGCCGTTCGCGGCCTGTAGCCGGGCCGGTTTCGTGGATCACCGCCAGCCTCACATCTTCGATCGCGGCTTGGGTGATCAGCGGCAGCCGGCGGCGAAGCCCCGGCCCATCATTGTTTCCGTAGCATCCGAGCAGCCGATTCGACCGCTTCTCCAGCAGGTCCAGGAGTTCCTCGCTCACCCAGTCGCCTGCGTGGATGACGATGTCGGCGGCATCGACCGCCTGCCAGAGGGCCTCGGGCAGGACCTTTGCCCGCTTCGGCAGGTGGGTGTCGGCGAGTAGCAGGAGCTGAGTCGTCATGGGGACGATGGTGCCACAGAGGCGGCTCCGGTTGTAACGCTCACTAGGGGTGCGCGCATTTCTCGATGCTCTTGTTCCGCCGAGGCATTGCCTCCTAAGCTGAAGGGCGTCGTGGAGGGTTCAACCGTCGATCGAAGGTGATCGAACGGGCATTACGCCAGAGAAGAGCTCGAGGCGGGGCATCCACAGATCGGAGCCCTAATGCGTGCTTTCATCCGAAAGACGGGGCAGATAGCCGTTGTGATGATCGTCCTCGTCGGCTCAGTCATCGGTGGAATCGGAACCGCCCAAGCGGTATCGGTCCTGCCACCCGTCAACGCCCAGTTCGACTACCAGATCGGGGGCGCCTACACGCCATCCGCCTCCGTCGGGGTAGTCAGCCGTGATCGTACGGCGTCGCCGGTGCCCGGGAAGTACAACATCTGCTACGTCAATGCGTTCCAGACTCAACCAGACGACGAAACGACCTGGTCCGGACGCAACGACGACTTGATCCTTCGAGACGCTAGCGGGAAGAAAGTCGGAGACCCGGAGTGGAATGAGTACCTTCTTGACACCTCATCCAACGCCAAACGCACCAGGATCGCAGCGATCGTCAATGGCTGGATCGACGAGTGCGCAAGCAAAGGTTTCAACGCCGTCGAGCCCGACAACCTCGACAGTTTTACTCGCTCGAAGCGTCTGCTGACCAAGGCGAACAATGTCGCGCTGGCCACCTCTCTCGCCGCTCACGCACACGAGAAGGGCCTCGCCATCGCGCAGAAGAACACGACCGAACTGGGATCGACGGGAAAGACCTCGGTCGGTTTCGACTTCGCCATTGCAGAGGAGTGCCAGTACTACGGCGAATGCTCCGCTTACACAAGCGTTTACGGCAAGAACGTGATCGAGATCGAGTACACCGACAATCCCCGATCGGCCTATAGCAACGCTTGCTCGGCGCAGGGTAAGAACATCTCGGTAATTTTGCGGGATCGGGACGTTGTGACTCCGGGTAACAGCGCTTATCACTACGAGCACTGCTGATCGATCGGCATGAGTCCAGGGGTGGACGTTGAAGGCGTCCACCCCTGGCAACCAAGAGCACGCTGCAGCTCTGCGCGAGACTAACGGCGCCAGTCATTTGGCCTTGCCGGCAGCCACGACAATCCATGTTTCTTATGGCGCGGCATGGATTGTCGTGGTGGCGGCCGCAGCGTCGTGTAGTGCACCCAGCGACTTCAGGTCGAGCTCCGCGGCTCCGGGAACGCGGGCGTTCGCGGCTCCGGCCGCCGATGCGAAGGCCACGGCCGAGCCGAGGTCTCTGCCGTCGGCGAGCGCCGTGACAAGACCGGCAAGGTAGCAGTCACCACTACCGACCGGGTATAAGCCGGGATCGGCGGCTGGTGCAACCGCAGCCACCTCGCCGCTACGCTTGGCAATCGACCCCGCCTCACCATCGGTGATGACGGCGACTCCGCAACCGAATTCGAGTAGCGCGGAGGCTGCGGTGTCGGCGTCGTCCAGTCCGGTCGCCTCTTTCGCTTCGGCACGATTGATCTTGATCAGATCAGGCCGGGACACCGTCAGGATCGCAGGCAGAGCCGGACCGTGCACGTCGATGGCGAGCCGCACGCCGCGCATCCGCTCGTGTGCCAGCAGGTCGGCGATGTCCGACACAGCTATCCCGGCAGGCATCCCGCCGGACACTGTGAGCCACTCGCCGGGTTGGATCGTCGCAAGGCGTTCGGCGATCACGTCCAGCGGCACGTCAAAGCAGGTTACCGGCTCATAGAATTCGGTGAGGGCGCCACTTGAGCGATCGACCGAAGTCATGCACATCCGGGTTTCGACAGCCGAGGGAATTCGTTCAACCTCGACGCTGGTGGCGTGCAGCAACGATTCCACCAGGTCGCCGATGTGGCCGCCGAGTGGAACGATTGCACGCACGGGTCGCTCAAACTTCGCCAGAGCCCGCGCGACGTTCAGTGACTTTCCACCGGCCGAGCGGATGACTGTGTCAGGCCGGTGAATCGCACCTAGCTCGATGCGATCGAGGACGTATACGACGTCAAGTGCCGGCGTCAGCCCAAGCGTGTGAATCGTCACGGCAAAGCCTCTGTCAGCTCATTCTCGGTTGCCTGAGCGGCGGTTCCGCCTAGGGCTCGAACCGAAAGCGATCCGGCCGTCGCAGCCAGACTGAGGCGTTGTTGTTCGGCTTCTATGCCGCGGGACAGAGCCGCGAGATAGCCGGCATTGAAGCTGTCACCCGCACCGGTGGTGTCGACCACCTCGAGGACGAGCCCAGGTGCCTGGGCAGTGAGCGATCCGTGTTCGAAGCTGATTCCGCCGTCGGTACCAGCCTTGACCACGACCCGGCAGCCCAGTGCAGATAGCGCTTTCCCTGCCTGATCGAGGTCCGTGACCCGATCACCGGTAATCGCGCTGGCGATTGAGAGCGCCTCCGCACGATTGGGCAGGAAGACGGAGGTAAGGGGGAGGATGTCCTCGAGTCCGTCCCAGCGTTCGGTGGGGTCCCAATTGGTGTCGAGACTGATGGTCACACCGCGCTCCTGCAACCACCCGAACAGCTCAGGCAGCTGGGTGGCCAATATCGGCTGAAGGAAGTAGGACGCCACGTGGACATGTCTCGGTTCGAGACGCTCAACCGCGTTACGCACACCGGCGGCGTCAAGCGCCGGAATGGTGCCGGGAAACGTCAGAATCGCCCGGTCGTGCGGCTTGGAAAGCACGACCGACACACCAGTTGGCAGGGCCTCGGAGATCGTGACCGCCGATGTGTCAACGCCTCGCTCTCGAAGGTAGTTGAGCACGAAAGTCCCGAACTGGTCCGAGCCGACCACCGACGCGAGGGCACTGGGCACGCCGAGGCGGGCGAGTCCGCAGGCCACGATCGCCGCGCTTCCGCCGAGCAGTAGGTCGGCGCCTTCGAGTAGTTGTTCGGCCTGGCCGAAGCGAGGGATCGTGTCGCCGGTGAGCAGCAGGTCCGGGTTAGCGTCGCCGACGACTAGGACTTCGACACCGCTCATCCCTTGATCCCGGAGAAGGTCATCGTGGCAATGAACTGGCGTTGTGCGAACACGAAGAACAGGATAAGCGGGAGTGTCGCGACGAGGTTGCCGGCCATGAGCAGGCTCCACTCCGTGTGGCGGGTGCTTTGGAAGTTCGCGATGCCCAGCTGGAGGGTGAACGCCTGGTCGTTGTTGATCGCGATCAGCGGCCAGACCAGATCGTTCCATGAGCTGAGGAGGGTGAAAATAGCGAGAGTGGCCAGCGCCGGCTTGGCCAGCGGAAGCACGATGCGGAAGAAGATCTGCAACTTGTTGCAGCCATCGATTGCCCCTGCCTCTTCTATTTCGGCGGGAAGCGAGAGGAAGAACTGCCGCATCAGGAAGATGCCAAACGCGGTGGCGAGCCACGGGACGATGGCTGCGCCTAGTCCATTAAGCAGTCCGAGTTTCGAGAACAGAATGTAGGTGGGGATCATCAGCAGCTGGGTCGGGATCATGATGGTCGCAACGATCGCGAAGAAGCCGAATGTGCGGCCGGCGAACTTCAGGCGTGCGAACCCATAGCCGGCGAGCGAGCAGAGCACGATGTTCGACAGTATTGATATCGCCGACACGATCACTGTGTTCACGAACCACAGCAGTACATCCGTGTCTGTAAACAGCTTGATGTAGCCATCAAGCGTCAGATGCGAGGGGATGAACGGTGGCGGGAAGGTGACCAGTTCCCGAGCAGGCGAGAGTGAGGCCAACAGCATCTGGATGAAGGGGATGAGAAAGAGTACGGCGACGGGCAGCAGGAAGAAGTGCCAGCCACTGAATCCGCGGCGCCGCTTCTGCCGTCGACCTCCTTCTGGCCGGGTCGCAACCCGCTCGGATGACGTCACTACTTTCTCGAACACGTTGGTTGACATCAGAACGCCTCCAGATTTCGGCGCCGTGAGTAGATGACGACGCCGATTGTGATGATCAGAGTAAGCGCGAATAGTGCATATGCAGCGGCTGATCCGTACCCGAACTGCAGTGAGTGGAACGCTTTCTCGTAAAGGAAGTAGACGATTGTCTTGGTCGCGCCGAGAGGCCCGCCGCGTGTCGTTGTGTAGACGAGGTCGAACAGTTGGATCGCCGTGATGGTCTGCCAGATTGCCACGAAAACCGTCACCGGCGAAAGGTGTGGCCAGACGATCCGCCAAAAAGTTTGCCACCGGTTGGCCCCATCGATCCGCGCCGCCTCGATGAGTTCGGACGGAACGTCTTGCAGCGCTGCCAGGTAGATGACGGTGGTGAATGCTGCCTGCCCCCAGAGAGACATGATCGCGATCACGAGCATCGCCTGATGTGGATCTGCGAGCCAGCCCTGCTGGGGCAGGCCGAGCACGCGCAGCACATTGTTCACGACGCCGTACTGCGGACTGAAGAGATAGGTTGACAGGATTCCGGTGG is part of the Saxibacter everestensis genome and harbors:
- a CDS encoding GAF and ANTAR domain-containing protein, which produces MVQAQVEQSVGEKLQDLLLNSGDITAFLDGLTAFSARYVAGSTKLYCGITLERRKRTATVASSDEEARRMDEIQLGFDDGPCLQALRTHSVVSAPDLRYEQRWPEYATAVLEHGLHSILAIPLELDDIAGAALNLYARDTNGFDDRAVDDAKAYAAEMSKALRLAIRLAKLTEVAEDREAAMESRTAIDIAIGIVMGQNRCTQSEAFEILRRASSNRNIKLRILADELVASIGRSTPETVFEE
- a CDS encoding metallophosphoesterase family protein; this encodes MTTQLLLLADTHLPKRAKVLPEALWQAVDAADIVIHAGDWVSEELLDLLEKRSNRLLGCYGNNDGPGLRRRLPLITQAAIEDVRLAVIHETGPATGRERRMDEQFPDADAVVFGHSHIPWDTTTERGLRLLNPGSPTDRRRQPYCTYMTAEIDGDRLTVQLHEISRNATRH
- a CDS encoding endo alpha-1,4 polygalactosaminidase, with amino-acid sequence MRAFIRKTGQIAVVMIVLVGSVIGGIGTAQAVSVLPPVNAQFDYQIGGAYTPSASVGVVSRDRTASPVPGKYNICYVNAFQTQPDDETTWSGRNDDLILRDASGKKVGDPEWNEYLLDTSSNAKRTRIAAIVNGWIDECASKGFNAVEPDNLDSFTRSKRLLTKANNVALATSLAAHAHEKGLAIAQKNTTELGSTGKTSVGFDFAIAEECQYYGECSAYTSVYGKNVIEIEYTDNPRSAYSNACSAQGKNISVILRDRDVVTPGNSAYHYEHC
- a CDS encoding 1-phosphofructokinase family hexose kinase: MTIHTLGLTPALDVVYVLDRIELGAIHRPDTVIRSAGGKSLNVARALAKFERPVRAIVPLGGHIGDLVESLLHATSVEVERIPSAVETRMCMTSVDRSSGALTEFYEPVTCFDVPLDVIAERLATIQPGEWLTVSGGMPAGIAVSDIADLLAHERMRGVRLAIDVHGPALPAILTVSRPDLIKINRAEAKEATGLDDADTAASALLEFGCGVAVITDGEAGSIAKRSGEVAAVAPAADPGLYPVGSGDCYLAGLVTALADGRDLGSAVAFASAAGAANARVPGAAELDLKSLGALHDAAAATTTIHAAP
- a CDS encoding carbohydrate kinase family protein — its product is MSGVEVLVVGDANPDLLLTGDTIPRFGQAEQLLEGADLLLGGSAAIVACGLARLGVPSALASVVGSDQFGTFVLNYLRERGVDTSAVTISEALPTGVSVVLSKPHDRAILTFPGTIPALDAAGVRNAVERLEPRHVHVASYFLQPILATQLPELFGWLQERGVTISLDTNWDPTERWDGLEDILPLTSVFLPNRAEALSIASAITGDRVTDLDQAGKALSALGCRVVVKAGTDGGISFEHGSLTAQAPGLVLEVVDTTGAGDSFNAGYLAALSRGIEAEQQRLSLAATAGSLSVRALGGTAAQATENELTEALP
- a CDS encoding carbohydrate ABC transporter permease, which codes for MSTNVFEKVVTSSERVATRPEGGRRQKRRRGFSGWHFFLLPVAVLFLIPFIQMLLASLSPARELVTFPPPFIPSHLTLDGYIKLFTDTDVLLWFVNTVIVSAISILSNIVLCSLAGYGFARLKFAGRTFGFFAIVATIMIPTQLLMIPTYILFSKLGLLNGLGAAIVPWLATAFGIFLMRQFFLSLPAEIEEAGAIDGCNKLQIFFRIVLPLAKPALATLAIFTLLSSWNDLVWPLIAINNDQAFTLQLGIANFQSTRHTEWSLLMAGNLVATLPLILFFVFAQRQFIATMTFSGIKG
- a CDS encoding carbohydrate ABC transporter permease — protein: MSDTMSTGTAPGATSVSTGAAQRRSRRRRGRRATLTGWGFVGPAAIIILGLSFFPAGWAFLLSLQEWDGFSDAEFVGTGNYTDLISDSDFWNAVWNTFGYTLLFVPASVLLGLFLAVALNRKIRFIGFYRTAIFVPFVASTAATGILSTYLFSPQYGVVNNVLRVLGLPQQGWLADPHQAMLVIAIMSLWGQAAFTTVIYLAALQDVPSELIEAARIDGANRWQTFWRIVWPHLSPVTVFVAIWQTITAIQLFDLVYTTTRGGPLGATKTIVYFLYEKAFHSLQFGYGSAAAYALFALTLIITIGVVIYSRRRNLEAF